CGCGCCCGACCGCCGTGTCGCTGCCCAACGCGCTCAGATACGTTCTTCGTCGGATGGACGGCGACAGGGGCGGCGACGTCACCGACGTCGACGCGCTACGCCGGAACGTGGTCGGTGCCGCCCAGGAGTTCGACGACCGACTCGACCGCGCACAGGAGGAACTCGGCAAGGTCGGCGCCAACCGCCTCCGCGACGGCGATGTCGTGATGACTCATTGCCACTCGACCGACGTTCTCTCGTGTGTCGAGGCCGCGGTCGACCAGGGGAAACAGCTCGAGGCGTACGTAAAGGAGACTCGGCCGCGGAATCAGGGCCACATCACCGCCAGACGGCTCCGCGAACTCGGCGTTCCCGTCACGTTGATCGTCGACTCCGCGGCCCACCGGTATCTCCCTGAGGCCGACCACGTGCTCGTCGGGGCCGACTCGATCGCCGCCGACGGCAGCGTGATCAACAAGATCGGCACCTCCGGGCTGGCCGTGAGCGCCCGCGAACTCGGGACGCCGATCGTGGTCGCCGCCCAGACCATCAAGCTCCACCCGGAGACGCTAACGGGACACACCGTGGAGATCGAAACCCGTGACGAACGCGAGGTCGTCGACGAGTCAACCCGGGGTGATATCGGCGACATCGAAGTCGCAAACCCCGCCTTCG
The Halalkaliarchaeum desulfuricum DNA segment above includes these coding regions:
- a CDS encoding ribose 1,5-bisphosphate isomerase; amino-acid sequence: MTTQTLDEAVESTAGAIASMEIRGAATIAAAAADALAAQAEASTASDPETFRRELRAAARRLHETRPTAVSLPNALRYVLRRMDGDRGGDVTDVDALRRNVVGAAQEFDDRLDRAQEELGKVGANRLRDGDVVMTHCHSTDVLSCVEAAVDQGKQLEAYVKETRPRNQGHITARRLRELGVPVTLIVDSAAHRYLPEADHVLVGADSIAADGSVINKIGTSGLAVSARELGTPIVVAAQTIKLHPETLTGHTVEIETRDEREVVDESTRGDIGDIEVANPAFDVTPPRYVDAIVTESGQFPPESIVTLMRELFGESADEPWKEPDERITH